Sequence from the bacterium genome:
ACGTACACCGGACGATATGTTGTATGTGAAGGAACTTGAACAATGGCGTGGGCGCTTTGATATGCATGTGAGCGTGACGGTCGATCGTGCCGATGCATCGTGGCGCGGTAATGTTGGCGTGGTGACCAGTTTAATGCCGCGATTCCATTTTGACCGGGAAATGACGATTGCGCTCGTGTGCGGGCCGGAAATAATGATGCGTTATACGCTATTGGAATTGTCCAAACGCGGCATTATGGAAGAAAATTTATACTTGTCGATGGAACGAAATATGAAATGCGGCATCGGTGTGTGCGGGCATTGCCAGTTCCGCCACTTTTTTATTTGCAAAGACGGGCCGGTCTTTCGCTACGACCGGATCAAACACCTGATGCTGAGAAGGGAATTATAGTATGGCAACGCATCGTAAACCGAAACTGGCCGTATGGAAATTTGCTTCCTGCGATGGCTGTCAGTTGACATTGTTGGATTGTGAAGATGAATTGCTCGCCGTGGCCGGCGCAATTGATATTGCCAATTTTCCGGAAGCTTCGCGCGCCGTGATCAAAGGCCCTTACGACGTATCGCTGGTCGAAGGCTCGATCACGACCGCGCACGATGCGGAAAGAATTCACCAGATCCGCCGCGATTCGAAGATTCTTGTCACGATCGGCGCATGCGCGACAGGCGGCGGCATTCAGGCGCTGCGCAATTTTACCGATGTCAAATCGTACATTCCGGTCGTCTACGCCAAGCCCGATTACATCAAAACATTGAATAAATCCACGCCGATTGCGGATCACGTGGCCGTTGATTTTGAACTGCGCGGCTGTCCGATCAGTAAAAAACAATTGATTGAAGCGATCGTGGCACTGCTGGCCGGACGCAAACCGCAATTACCGCATTACAGCGTTTGTATGGAATGTAAACGCCGTGACACGACGTGCCTGGCCGTTGCGGAAGGTGTGCCGTGTTTGGGTCCGGTGACGCAAGCGGGCTGCGGCGCGATTTGTCCGTCCTATCATCGGGGATGTTTCGGATGTTTCGGCCCTAAAGAATTGTCTAACACCGAAAGCCTGAGCCATTGGTGGCAATCAAACGGAATGGACAACCGCGAGATCGTCCGCCGCTTCCGCAGTTTCAATGCCTACGCCGATGCGTTTCGAAAGGAGAGCGAAGCTCATGAGTGAAACGAAAACAGCCAGTATAGCTTCAAAAGATAAAATTATTAAAGTCGATTACCTTGCTCGCGTCGAAGGCGAAGGTTCGCTCTACGTCAAAGTGAAAGGCGGTAAGGTCAAAAACGTACAATTTAAAATATTCGAACCACCGCGTTTTTTTGAAGCCTTTCTGCGCGGACGTTTATATAAAGAAGCGCCGGATATTACGGCGCGCATTTGCGGAATTTGCCCGATCGCATACCAGATGAGTTCGTCTCAGGCGATGGAAAATGCTTTTGGCGTAAAAGTGAGTCCGGGTATCCGTGACTTGCGCCGGCTGATTTACTGCGGCGAATGGATCGAAAGCCATGTATTGCACGTGTATATGCTGCACGGACCGGATTTCTTGGGATATGAAAGCGCGATTCATATGGCGAAAGATCATGGCGATTTGGTTCAAAAAGCGTTACGCATGAAAAAACTTGGTAATGAAATTATGGAAGTGGTCGGCGGGCGTGCCATACACCCGATCAATGTCGGCGTGGGTGGTTTTTATCGGGCCCCGTCGAAATCGGAATTGCAGGCATTGGTCGACGAATTGCAGTGGTGCCGTGAAGCAGCGATTGAAACGGTCCGTCTCGTTGCGGGATTTAATTTCCCGGAATTCGATATGGATTATGAATACGTAGCGTTATCGCATCCCGACGAATATGCCATTACGGAAGGAAGACTGATCTCGAATCGCGGATTGAATATTGACGTGAGCGAGTATGAACAATTTTTTGAGGAATCTCACGAAACCCACAGCCATGCCTTGCATTCAGCGATCAAAGGCCGCGGCGCCTACTTTGTCGGACCATTGGCGCGTTTTAATTTAAATTTCAATCAACTTCATGACGAAGAAAAAAAACTAGCCGAAGAAGTAAAATGTGTACCACCGATCAATAATCCTTTCAAAGGCATCGTCGTTCGAAGTCTTGAAACGCTTTATGCTGTCAATGAATCGCTGCGGCTGATCGAGTCGTACGAACCGCCGGAACCGTCGATGATCGCAATCACGCCAAAAGCCGGGCGAGGACAAGGATGCACGGAAGCGCCGCGCGGAATATGTTGGCACCGATACACGCTCGATGACAAAGGATTGATTCAAGACGCCAAAATTGTTCCGCCGACGTCGCAGAATCAAAAACAAATTGAAAAAGATCTGCATCAGTATGTCAGCCAATATATACATCTGCCGAAAGATCAATTGACATGGCAGTGCGAACAAGCGGTGCGCAATTACGACCCATGCATTTCCTGTGCGACGCATTTTCTCAAACTGGAGATTGATCGTGAAGAATGATGAGAAAATTCCGATTCTGGTGATAGGTATCGGCAATGAATTTCGAAGAGATGACAGCGTCGGATTAGTTATTGCGCGGAAAATTGCCGCCAAAAATATTCATGACGTTGCTGTGATCGAACACAGCGGTGAGGGGACGTCGTTGATGGAGGCGTGGAAACGGGCTGATGCCGTAATTTTGGTCGATGCCGTAGCTTCCGATGGAGAAGCCGGTACGCTACATCATTTTGAAGCACAGGGAGAGAACATCCCGACGAATTTTTTTAATTATTCAACACATGCCTTCAGCGTTGCGGAAGCAGTGGAATTATCCCGCGCACTCGGCACACTTCCCGAAATTATACATGTCTATGGGATCGAAGGCGAAGATTTTTCTTCCGGAACAGAATTATGCAATCCGGTCAAGGATAGATTGGATAAACTTATTGAAATGATTTTACAGGATATCACCGTTCTAATGATACGCAATCATATCAGAGCGTAATGCTGTACCCAATAATTGCCTTGCCTGCCTCTTGCACTACATAATAATCTTTTCTACTTTTTCAATCATTGATTTCGACCTACGACAATTTGGAGAAAAAATGTATCGTGTGATCGTCATTTTATTGTAATGAGTTGTACGATAGCGTCATGCACCCATAACAAAACGAAGGAGACCGGCATGTCTGACAAGGAGGATCTTGAAGCCATTCGCCGTTTGCATGAGAAAGATATGGCGGCTTCAAAACAAGGCGATTATCAAACGTTACGATCCATCATGTCGGACGATGCGGTTGTACTTCCGCCGGGAGGCAAAATGATTCGCGGTAAAGATATTCTGGATGCCAATTTCTCGAAAATGAAAGAATCGATGCAGACAATCGAAGTTTTGGACTATGTGCTGAATTTTGAAGAAGTGCAGATTATCGGGGACTATGCATTCGAATGGGGAACGATTAGCGGTTCTATGAAAACAAAAAACAGCGATATCATGCATTCACGTTACAAAGTCATGCGTATTTTGCGAAAAGAAAACGGCGAGTGGAAAGTTTTCCGGACTATATGGAATGATGAACCTTTAGAAAAATAACAGATCAGCCTCCGCTTAAAGCGCACACAATGTGAATGACGTCGTTTTTACCAAGTTGAACCTGAATATCCGAAACAGATTTTTCGTTGACAAAAAACTTAATGTGTTCGCGGATCCGGTCTTGCTCGTTAATAACTCTGAATCGTATGCCCGGGAATTGACGATCAAGATCCACCAATGCATCGGCCAGCGTCGTTCCTTGTATATCGGCTTCGTGCGATTGGGTGTATGAACGTAGCGGCGATGGGATATGAATTTTCATAAGTTCACTTTGCAATTTCAACTGAATAAATTTCCGGCAAGTGACGCGCAATACATTTCCATGCGCGGCCTTCGTTCGTTCCCGCCCAAATTTCACCATGCGTTGTTCCGAGATACAAATTAATGCGGGGATTATCATCGGCTGTCATAGCCTGGCGTAAAACAGTCATCCACGCGTGTTTATTCGGAAATCCTTTGTCCAAACATTTCCATGTCTGACCACCGTTCGATGTTTGATATACGGCCGGTTTTCCGCCGGGACTGGTTCTCGGCCACACGTCCGTGCCGTCCATCGGGAAAACCCACGCGATGTTTGGATCACGGGGATGGATGACAATGGGGAAACCAATGTCGCCGATTTTCTCGGGCATATTTTTTCCAATGCGTTCCCAGCGGCCTTTCTCACGGCTCATACGGTAAATACCGCAATGATTTTGTTGATACAGAATATCCGGAAATAACGGATGCAGAATTACGCAATGCGGGTCGTGCCCGTATTCGGGATTTTCAGCCGGAATAAAATCGGACGCGCAACCCTGATTGAGCGGTTTCCAATTTCTTCCACCGTCAAGGGTTTCGAACACACCGCCGCTCGAACATCCGATATACATATGCGCTGCATCACGCGGATCGATCAGGATCGAATGCAATTTCGGTCCGTCCGGTGTACCGTCTTTTTCGCCGCCCGTCCATTGTTCAAGCATCGGATGGCGGTTGAATCCTTCGACGCCCTTCCAAGTCACGCCGTCATCCTCGCTGCAGAAAATTCCCTGCGGTGATGTGCCGGCGAACCAAACTCCCGGTTGAGATTCGTGTCCCGGAGTCAACCAAAAAACATGATCGACAGTGCGACCTTTTTCACCTTCCGGCGCTTTGGGAAATGACGGAGGCGTCGATGCTTCCTTCCATGTTTTACCGCCATCAAGAGAACGAAATACCGTAGGTCCCAGATGTCCTGTTTTACACGCCATCAAAAGCGTTTTGCTTCTCGGGTCCTTGATAAGATGGTGGACGACATGTCCTAGAAAGATCGGGTCGGAAAGTTTCCATGTCCGGCCGGCTGCATCGCTACGCAATAGAAATGCGCCTTTACGTGTTCCGATCAAAAGTGTTACAGATTTGGATTTGATCGGCGATTTTTTGGATTTTTCTTTCTTTTTCATAATGGATTAGGTTTGTGAATATGGTTAAGTAAGTCAAAAAAATATTAAACAATCAAATGATCATAATTCATGTTAATTAAAAATGGTACCCAATATTAAAATAGGTTAAGACGCTGTGTTCAGTACTATGCATGATTGTCCATTCGATGGGACCTAACAAAGTTTCGGCGCCGATAGTCAGCCCGCCTCCTTTAACATCATTATTTTTTGGAGTAAATCCCATCCATGTGTTAGCCGCGTTACCGACATTACCGCGAAGCAACAAATACCGATGCGGATAAAATTCATATTGAAATCCGAATTGATACATTCGAAGATATTGGCCGGACCGTTCTCCGGGATCAAGTCCCAGAAAAATGTTGGCACCACCGAGTCTGTTCTGCATATTGATCGGAACATCGTTACCGTGCGTTCTCGACAATCGCCATCCCAAGATCATGGAAACTTTTGAAGTCATCGGCGCAAATATCATTCCGGCAGATTGATACGATGAAAACGAAGCAGGGCTGTAAATTTTTTTATCAGCCCACACCGCTACATTTTGAGTTTGAATCCCGTTCGTAGGAAAAACCGTTTTGTCGTACGTGTCGATGAGTAATTGCCCGACGAGTGCGTGAAAGTTTTTACTGCCCGGCAGCGCCACATTCAAATCATTTTTCTCCAAAACGGAGATTTGTTTACGAATTCCGACGGTGGCAAGAAAAACATTCGAAAAAATCGATCCCACCAAAACGTCGCCGCCCCATTGCCGGTAATCAATCTCGGAGAAATTGCCCGCCGGTTGATAAAACCGTAACGGAGATTCGAAATAGTCTGTTGAAATTCGTAAACCAATGCGGGGCGGAATATCGGTAATAACCGTATACGAAGCCACTGTTTGAAATTCGGTTCCAAGTTGAACGTCCGCTCGAAAAACGGAACCGCGCATCAATCGGTTACGCAGAGTCATGTTCAATAAAATGGCGGCGTCGGATTCACTGTTGTACCGGAAGGAAAAACGTAAAAGGTCGGTTGTCGCTTCTACGGCTTTGATCACCAACATCGTACCTTGTTCACTGGGAACAAGTTGGTATGCAACTCTTTCAAAAAAATTGGAAGCATACACGCGATTAATCGCCTGTTCCAGTGAGGCCGCCGTGACCCATGCCGGAGCGGTAATACCCAACTGTGTTCGTAACATCCGTTTAGAGGCTAATTTCAAACCTTGTACTTTAACGCGATAAATAAAAATTGAATCGACATCCGTCTTGGCAATAGAACGCTGAGCGATTTGGCGGGAAATCGATTCGGCAATTCCTTTGAGGCGAGACCATTGCCGGCGGGCAGCCACCTCGCCGCTGTCAATAATAGCGCGTGCTTTGTCAAAGTCCGCTGCCGTATAACCGTTTAAGTTAGGTTGGATCAATACGTCGCAATAACCTTGTTGTTGTTTGTTCGAAGCGACAATTTGAAAACTGAGCGATTGGTCCATCACATCGAGCAGGGAATTAATCGAATTTTTTGCACGAAGCTCTGAACCGACGTCAACGCCGATGACGATATCCGAGCCGAGCGCTTTGACGTCTTCCGCAGGGAAGTTACGTGTGAGCAATCCGTCAACCAGTAAGCGCCCTTCGTACTGTACCGGCGTAAAGACGGTAGGAATTGCCATACTTGCCCGCAAGGCTTCAGGCAAATATCCGTGATCGATTGTCACGGCCGCGCCGGTTTCAATATCCGTGGCAACGCATACGAACGGAATCGGGAGCTCGTGGAAATTACTGATATGATGTACGCCCCATGTCAGCTTTGAAATAAAATTTGATACTTTTTGTCCGGCGACGAGTCCTGAAGGCAGTTGAACTTTCCCGTTTTTAAAAAAAACAGAACCGATAAAACGGCCGTCTTCCAGTTTTTCTTCCATCGGCATATATCGACGTCCTACGTTATCGTCGAATAAGTCGTCCCAATCCGTCGAAATGACCAGGCTGTCCAATTCGGCTGCGGTGTACCCGATCGAATACAACGCACCGGCAATCGAGCCCATGCTGGTGCCGGCTATATAATCAATCGGAATACCGGCCTCCTCCAGTACTTTAAAGACACCAATGTGAGCAAATCCTTTGGCGCCACCTCCACTTAAAGCCAAACCGATTTTCTCACGTCCGGTTTCCTGTGCTTCGATACCGCTAAATCCGAGCCATATAAGTATTAACAGACTTAGGATTCGCATAAATGATTCTTAATGCGATAAGAGGTTTTTTTGAAATTACAAACCGCCGAAAGTAAAGTAAAGAGTTAATTAATACTACTGATCCTCTCACTTCGATATGATTATGGAATTTAAATTTAATTCGGATTATACTGACTTAAACATTGGAACCATACACAAGAAATTCATGAATTCTCCAAAAGCAATCGTGAAACCACACACTCTGATGTATCTTAACCAGCACTTTTCCGATCCTTATTATTGGCTTCGCGAGAAAGACAATCCGGATGTGATCCAATATCTGAAGGAAGAAAATGATTTTACCGAAGCCATGACGGCCCATACAAAAGTTTTGCAAGAAAACTTATACAAGGAAATGATTGGGCGCATAAAGGAGACGGACGAATCGGTGCCGGTCAAAAAAGGCAATTTTTATTATTACCATCGTACGGAAAAAGGCAAACAGTACAAAATCTTTTGCCGCAAATCAGGATCGTTCGATGCTGCTGAGGAAATTTTACTGGATTTAAATGAATTAGCACAAGCGTACGATTATTTGCAGCTTGGCGTTTTTGAAATCAGTCCCGATCATACACTGCTGGCTTATTCTTTGGATACGGCAGGATCAGAAGAATATACACTTTACATCAAAAATTTGGACAACGGAAAGTTACTCGACGAAATCATTGAGCGTACGTACTACAGTTTACAATGGGCGAATGACAATCGTAATTTTTTTTATAATACGCTCGATGCGTCCAGCCGTCCGTACCGTGTACATCGCCATCGACTCGGCACGGATCCGGCCAATGATCCTGTAATTTTTGAAGAGAAAGACGAGAGGTTTTTTGTTGATATCCAGAAATCGCGCAGCGAAAGTTTTTTATTTATCCAGATTGACAGCAAACGAACTTCAGAAGTGCGGTTTTTGCCGGCTGATTCGCCTGAAGATTCTTTTCAAATCATTCATCCGCGTGAAGATGGCTTGGAATACAGTGTCGATCATTGGGGAGAATATTTTTTGATTCGTACCAATGACCGGGCGATCAATTTTAAATTGATGCAAACACCCGTTATTTCACCGGGAAAAAAATTCTGGAAAGAAGTGCTTCCATATCGCGAGGATATTATGATCGAAGGTATCGATGCGTTCAGGAATTATTGGGTTATTTACGAGAGGCAGGAAGGCATAAAACAAATCAGAATTATCAATACGGAAAACAATATTGATCATCGTATCGCTTTCCCGGAGCCAATTTATTATGTGTACCCTTCCGCCAATGCTGAATTTGATACATCGGTGTTGCGTTTTAGTTACACATCATTGGTGACGCCGCTCAGTATTTTCGATTATGAAATGAATACCCGCGATAGAATTTTGCAAAAACAAGATGACGTTAAAGATTACGATCCGAACTTGTATATATCGGAACGTATATGGGCCACAGCGGATGACGGGACCAAAATTCCCATCTCATTGGTTTATAAAAAAGGATTACAAAAAAACGGACAAAATCCGGCGTTATTGTACGGTTACGGCGCATATGGAATTACGATGGATCCAAGTTTCTCGTCGAACCGGATAAGTTTGCTGGATCGCGGATTTGTATTTGCCATTGCGCATATTCGAGGCGGAGAAGATTTGGGGAGACGATGGTATGAAGCGGGTAAATTACAATTCAAAAAAAATACATTTACGGATTTTATTGCATGCGCTGAACTGATGATTTCTGAAAAATTTACTTCACGAAACAGGCTAGCTATCATGGGTGGAAGTGCCGGAGGTTTGCTGATGGGAGCTGTTGTCAATATACGCCCTGAACTTTTTCATGCTGTGGTTGCCAAAGTTCCGTTTGTCGACGTAATGAATACCATGATGGATCCGAGCTTACCGTTGACGGTCACGGAATATGAAGAATGGGGTGATCCCAATATTCAGGAATCGTTTGAGTATATCCGTTCATATTCTCCCTATGACAATGTAAATCCTCAAAACTATCCCGCAATGCTTGTGACGGCCGGACTCAACGATCCCCGTGTATCGTATTGGGAACCAGCCAAGTGGGTTGCAAAGTTACGTGCTATGAAAACGGATGTGCGTGCTCTTTTGCTTAAAACAAATATGGGCGCCGGGCACGGCGGTGCTTCCGGTCGATACGATTATTTGAAAGAAATTGCATTCGACTATGCGTTTATTCTCGATCAGGTTGGAATTGGAGCGTAATTTTGTTTCTGAGCTAGGAGAGATATTGTCCGGGTGTAACGCCAGTGAGTCGTTTGAAAAAACGAGTAAAATGGCTTTGATCGGCAAAACCGGTTGAATGGGCTACAACTGCGATTGGCGTTCTTCGAATTAAAAGTCGCTTAGCACGCTCAATACGTATATTGATAAGAAATTCGTAAGGTGGCAGCCCGGTTTCTTTTCTAAATGCACGAAGGAGATAAAAAGGGCTCAAGCCTGAAAGCGTTGCCAGTTCGTCTAAGGAAATGGTCTCAGTATAGTTATCGGCGATATAATCTTTGATTTTTTGAATGGAGTTTTTCTCTTTACCGATTGGCTTAGGGTCACAGGCTGTAGCAGAATATCGCCGAAGCAGTTGCAATAAAAACATCATCAGTAAAGTCTGGCGGCGCACCGGCGTACCATCCTCATCAAGTGAGCTCCAAAATTTTTTGAATGTTTTTTCAAGGGCAGCATCTCTAATAACCGTTTTTGAAAATAGGGGAATTTCCTGAGAGTGAGATTGAAAATTTTTTTGAATGTCCGTCATCATATCGACGGATGGATACATACTGCGATATTGCAATGCCGATGAGCCTGAAGCTGAGCCGGTATGTACTTCAAGAGGATTGATCAGAACAAAACTGCCGGCCGGAGCTTGATATATAGCATCTTTACAAAAAAATCGATCAATACCCGATTCCACCCATTCAATGACGTACGTATCATGCGAATGACGTGGAAATGTATGCTGTACAAATCGCGCTCGCATACATTCGAGTGAATTTAAGTCCGAATAACGGCGAATATCTGCTTGGTCTGAAATGGTCATAATTGTATTCTTTAAGGATAAGCGCTTAGTTTTACGGCAACCTGTCTTCAGAGTTGCAATATTTTTGAAAAAAACAGATTTATGACCATGTAAGAACTATTTTGCCAAAATTTTTGTTATTCAGCATGCGTTCGTGCGCTTGTTCTACATCATCGAAGGAAAAAACGGAATCAACAATAGGTTTGATTTTTCCTGTTTCGGCTAATGGCATAACATCTTGCCGAATGTGTTGAGTGAGCTCGGATTTCATTGATAGAGGTTGATTGCGGAGCGTTGTACTACGAATCATCAGGTTTTTATTAAGTAATACGCTGAGATCCAAAGAAGATTTTATCCCTCCCATCAATCCAATGATTACCAATTTTCCATTATGTGCGAGACAGTGTAAATTAGCCTCCAGATATTTTGCCCCGACCACATCTAAAATCACATCAGTGCCATAACCATCGGTGATGGTTAAAATTTTTTTCTCAAAGGCGTCAGTCTTATAATTGATACAATCATCCGCGCCAAGTTTATGACAAACCAGAGCTTTTTCATCCGAGCCCACGGTTGTGAATATTTTATGTAAACGCGCATGGGCCAATTGAATTGCTGCCGTTCCAACACCGCTTCCGCCGGCATGAATGAGCACTGATTGCGATCCTTGGAGATGGCCGACGCGAAATAAATTATAATAAGCCGTATAGAATGCTTCCGGAAAAGCAGCCGCTTGCTCATAGGACCAGCTTCCAGGGATCTTCAGCAACATTGATGAATGTACACATGCAAATTCCGCATAACCCCCACCCGCCAATAATGCGCATACACGATCTCCAGACTTCCATCCAATCACAGTTTCTCCGACCTGTTCGATTTCTCCGGCGCACTCCAATCCCATGATGGAAGTGATGCCTGTTGGAGGGGGATACAAACCACGGCGCTGAAGTAAGTCGGCGCGATTGACCCCGGAAGCTTTAACACGTATCAAAACTTCTTCTGATCCGACTAGCGGAACAGCTGTTTCTTTTTTATGCAATAGGTGTTGTCCAGTATGAGGTTCATAAAATGCAATCATTTTTGAAGCCTTTTTATAAGGTTATAATAAACAAAATATTACTTGCTTATGCAGGTTACTTTGACTTATCTTAAATTAATTCTTTTCTATTCATGATTTTGTCTTGATTATAGTGTGCTCTAAATCACATACAATCCGAAAGAATATTTTTATTTTCTGAAAAATCTATTCGGAAAAAATCATCTAAATTCCCAAAATTTTCTATGCACAATAAACCTGTAACCGATAAGCCTTCAACCGGGAAAATTGTTTGGTGTGAGGTTAAAGAGCGCGATTTAATACGTTTGAGCATTGAAGGTACCGAGCATGAAGCGGCTATGATGGAATTATGGAATCGGTATAAAAAGCGTTTGTATTTATATATCAAGTACAAACTTAATTTTAATCGGGGGACAGATTCGAATCAAGAAAAATACGTGATCGAAGATATTATTCAAAATACTTTTTTCGATGTTTTGGAAAATCTGCGAGAATACAATCCTACCTATGAAGTTTCAACATGGATTTATAACATTACTAACAAGCATTTAGTTCGATATATTCGTGAAATTCAAAAATTTCAAGGACGTACTTCAGGCTACGAGGATATTTCTGATAATTTTTCAGTTTCCTCAGATCAATATACTCCAGACGAAGAATTTGAATTAAAAGAATTTGAACGAATTGTGAAAGTTTTTGTACAATCACTTAAGAATTCACTTGATCAGGAAGTATTCTTATTGTATTTACAGAATTTGCATACCAAGAACATTGCTGATGCAATGCACAATTCACAAGATGCGGTTCGGGCTAGGCTTAATCGGGTAATCAAGCAATTCAAGAAATTTTTGCAAAAGAAATATCCGGAATATCTTAATTCATCAACATTGTCACAAATAAAGAATCTGAATGTTCAACGGTAAAAATTTGTTGAAATTAACTTTCAAAGGTCGTGAGCAATATGTTTAACCCTGCAGAAACAAACTCAGGCAATCCCAAAGTAGACGCATTGTTTTGTGAATTCCTTGGGGAACTTAACGACTACTGCACGAATGGCGTGGTGCGAAAAATGGATATGCCTAAAGTAATCATTTTGATGCAGCATTTTATAGAACAGTGCGATCATTGGGAAGACCGTATTGATCTCGAAGACCGGATGCGTTTGTTTGTAGGCACTAAGCTTCAATATGCCGGCGCTGAATCCAGTGTAGAAATCAGTGAATCCGTTGAAATGAGCATTAAAGATAAAATTCGTTCTATTATCGCAAAAAACCTGAACGATGCTGGGAAGTTCGCAGGGTTTTTATTGAATTGGGCCATTATTAAACCTGCTAAAATCCTCAAAACTTTGATGCAGCCTGTTGTTGCAAACACTGTCTTGACTTATTCTATTGCCGTTCATCCTCCTCAGATTGACGTGCAACTTTTTCAACCCAGTCAATCAGTTGCTCAGTCCCATAGCGAACAAACGTCTGTCGTCGAAAATAAAAGATCGTATGAGGCCTTGGCGATAGTGAAAACCTATTCGGAAGATGACATTAATAACTTGTCAGCAAATTTGCAGTCCGTCAGAAGTGAGCGCAAAAATATTGTTCGCAATTCTATTAAAAAGTCAGTCGCTAAACAAGAAATAGTCATACGGCAAACGCAAACGATGGCCAATGTCCAAGTCGATGTCGAGCGTCGAATTATTAAACGAGAGATCGTTTCTATATCCAAAAGCAAAATTGCCGATGAATTACTGAAAGAATCGCGTGCGACTGCTCGCAAGCTTCGCGATATAGGTGACATTCAAGGTGTCATTACTCAGAATGATTACAAATTCATGAATTCATTCCAATCGATTAAAAATAACAGTGCTGTAAAAACAGGTCGTGTTGCTGTAAAATTTACTATTACTCCATCAGGATCTCCCAAAGATATTGAATTCATCCACAATACGTTTAACGAAGAATTAGCAAATCGTATTCGAATTCAATTACTACAATTACGTTTTTCAGAAGTTGAAACCAAAGTTGGCGATCAAGTAGTCTATCATAGTTTTTATTTCTAACCCAATAAATTCCTGCACAATTCTACCGTCCTTTGAAGGAGAATAATCTGTGATCGAGTACATGATACTGAAATACGGATTGAATTACATGCCGGCCTCATTGAATATTATCGCAAAACGTGTTGGAATTTCCGAGTCGGATAAAACATTGAATGCTTTGAAAGAAGAACTAGAGAAATTGGTGCTGAAAAAGAAAGTATTTAAATCCGGTAATCGTTATGCGATTGATATGGAGGGGGCAAAATCTTTGGCAGCATGGTCACCACCGGCAGGAACCCATTATCCGACTCCGAAAGATTTCGGTAAGCAATTCAAACAATTTATGGTAAATCGATAAAAACCCGCTTAAACGCGGGATTTTTTTTGGACATTTTTTTTGGTTTTGGATTTCGGTTTATTTTCGGAAACCGGAACCATACAAACTGAGTTTTCAGTGCCAAAATCGTTATTCCGTTTCGGCGCTGAATCATCCGCCATCCATCGTTGATGATCAACTCTGTATAAAAACTGGTGCTCACCGGGAGTCAAAGCGATTTCAA
This genomic interval carries:
- a CDS encoding patatin-like phospholipase family protein; the protein is MRILSLLILIWLGFSGIEAQETGREKIGLALSGGGAKGFAHIGVFKVLEEAGIPIDYIAGTSMGSIAGALYSIGYTAAELDSLVISTDWDDLFDDNVGRRYMPMEEKLEDGRFIGSVFFKNGKVQLPSGLVAGQKVSNFISKLTWGVHHISNFHELPIPFVCVATDIETGAAVTIDHGYLPEALRASMAIPTVFTPVQYEGRLLVDGLLTRNFPAEDVKALGSDIVIGVDVGSELRAKNSINSLLDVMDQSLSFQIVASNKQQQGYCDVLIQPNLNGYTAADFDKARAIIDSGEVAARRQWSRLKGIAESISRQIAQRSIAKTDVDSIFIYRVKVQGLKLASKRMLRTQLGITAPAWVTAASLEQAINRVYASNFFERVAYQLVPSEQGTMLVIKAVEATTDLLRFSFRYNSESDAAILLNMTLRNRLMRGSVFRADVQLGTEFQTVASYTVITDIPPRIGLRISTDYFESPLRFYQPAGNFSEIDYRQWGGDVLVGSIFSNVFLATVGIRKQISVLEKNDLNVALPGSKNFHALVGQLLIDTYDKTVFPTNGIQTQNVAVWADKKIYSPASFSSYQSAGMIFAPMTSKVSMILGWRLSRTHGNDVPINMQNRLGGANIFLGLDPGERSGQYLRMYQFGFQYEFYPHRYLLLRGNVGNAANTWMGFTPKNNDVKGGGLTIGAETLLGPIEWTIMHSTEHSVLTYFNIGYHF
- a CDS encoding S9 family peptidase, yielding MIMEFKFNSDYTDLNIGTIHKKFMNSPKAIVKPHTLMYLNQHFSDPYYWLREKDNPDVIQYLKEENDFTEAMTAHTKVLQENLYKEMIGRIKETDESVPVKKGNFYYYHRTEKGKQYKIFCRKSGSFDAAEEILLDLNELAQAYDYLQLGVFEISPDHTLLAYSLDTAGSEEYTLYIKNLDNGKLLDEIIERTYYSLQWANDNRNFFYNTLDASSRPYRVHRHRLGTDPANDPVIFEEKDERFFVDIQKSRSESFLFIQIDSKRTSEVRFLPADSPEDSFQIIHPREDGLEYSVDHWGEYFLIRTNDRAINFKLMQTPVISPGKKFWKEVLPYREDIMIEGIDAFRNYWVIYERQEGIKQIRIINTENNIDHRIAFPEPIYYVYPSANAEFDTSVLRFSYTSLVTPLSIFDYEMNTRDRILQKQDDVKDYDPNLYISERIWATADDGTKIPISLVYKKGLQKNGQNPALLYGYGAYGITMDPSFSSNRISLLDRGFVFAIAHIRGGEDLGRRWYEAGKLQFKKNTFTDFIACAELMISEKFTSRNRLAIMGGSAGGLLMGAVVNIRPELFHAVVAKVPFVDVMNTMMDPSLPLTVTEYEEWGDPNIQESFEYIRSYSPYDNVNPQNYPAMLVTAGLNDPRVSYWEPAKWVAKLRAMKTDVRALLLKTNMGAGHGGASGRYDYLKEIAFDYAFILDQVGIGA
- a CDS encoding AraC family transcriptional regulator: MTISDQADIRRYSDLNSLECMRARFVQHTFPRHSHDTYVIEWVESGIDRFFCKDAIYQAPAGSFVLINPLEVHTGSASGSSALQYRSMYPSVDMMTDIQKNFQSHSQEIPLFSKTVIRDAALEKTFKKFWSSLDEDGTPVRRQTLLMMFLLQLLRRYSATACDPKPIGKEKNSIQKIKDYIADNYTETISLDELATLSGLSPFYLLRAFRKETGLPPYEFLINIRIERAKRLLIRRTPIAVVAHSTGFADQSHFTRFFKRLTGVTPGQYLS
- a CDS encoding NAD(P)H-quinone oxidoreductase; this encodes MIAFYEPHTGQHLLHKKETAVPLVGSEEVLIRVKASGVNRADLLQRRGLYPPPTGITSIMGLECAGEIEQVGETVIGWKSGDRVCALLAGGGYAEFACVHSSMLLKIPGSWSYEQAAAFPEAFYTAYYNLFRVGHLQGSQSVLIHAGGSGVGTAAIQLAHARLHKIFTTVGSDEKALVCHKLGADDCINYKTDAFEKKILTITDGYGTDVILDVVGAKYLEANLHCLAHNGKLVIIGLMGGIKSSLDLSVLLNKNLMIRSTTLRNQPLSMKSELTQHIRQDVMPLAETGKIKPIVDSVFSFDDVEQAHERMLNNKNFGKIVLTWS